The region AGGTACCGCCTGATTCAAAGATCTTTCCGAAAAAGTCTTTGGGGAGCAGGTAGCCGCTTCCCGCTGTAAAAAGAAGGGCAGCGGACTCTCCCACGATACGTCCGATGGCCAGGATGATTCCTGTTACAATGCCCGGCATAGCACTGGGTAGAAGGATAGTCCGGATCATATACCATTTGGTGGCACCAATGCCCAGCGCCCCGGAGCGGTAGCTTTCCGGAACGGTTTTTAAGGCTTCCTGGGTGGTCCTGGTAATGAGGGGAAGTACCATAATGGATAAAGTCAAGGCACCGGTGAGTATGGAATAGCCAAGGCCAAGGGTGATTCCGAAAAAAACATAGCCGAAAAGGCCGAAAATAATGGAAGGGATGCCTGATAATGTTTCTGTGGTGAATTCGATCATGCGGACCACTTTTCCGCCTTTTGCGTATTCATTCAGATAGATGGCGGCCCCGATGCCGAAAGGAGTGGCAATCAGCAGGGTAATGATCACAACGTATAAGGTGTTTACAACATTCCCTAAGATACCGAAGGTTCCTTTGATGGTGCTTGGCACAGTGGTCAGAAATTCCAAACTGATTTCCGGAATGCCGCGGACAAAGACATAACCCATAATTCCGATCAGAACCAGAATGGAGATGGAAGCGCATAAGTAAATGAGCACCATTAATACGGAATCTGAAATCCGGTTTTTCCGGTTATAAATGCTTCGGGCTACAGCAGAATGATTATGAACAGGAATGACCATATCATTTGTCATGACGTTCCTCTCCTTTCTTTAACAGGTTATTAAGTGTAATGTTAATGATCATAATAAAAGCAAACAGGACAAGGCCAATGGTAAAGAGCACCTGTTTGTGGAGTCCGGCGGAATAAGACATTTCTGAAACAATGGCAGTGGTCAGAAAACGGACCGAGCGGAAGGGGAAAGGAAAGTTTACGGAGCTTCCGGACACCAGGCTGATGGCCATTGCCTCACCGATGGCCCGCCCTGTTCCTAGGACGATGGCAGTGATGATACCGGATTTCGCTGCCGGCAGGACCGCATTGAAAATGGTCTGGATCTTGGTGGCTCCAAGGGCCAGGGAAGCGCTCCGCAAATGCTGGGGCACTGCCCGGAGTGCGGTTTCACTGATATTGATAACCGTAGGAAGAATCATTAAGGCCAGCACCAAAACGGCTGAGATTAAATTAGCGCCTCCGGTAAACTGGTGAGTAGTGGAACCTTCAAATATTGATAGTTCCAGTTTATACATCATGGGATTTAAAATCAGGATTCCTAGCAAACCATAAATAACAGAAGGAATGCCGGCTAACAGCTCCACAGCCGGACGTACAATTTTAGTGAGCCTGGCAGGCGCTACCTCAGCCAGAAAAACGGCGGTCATAACTCCAATGGGAACACCGATCAATATAGCCATTGCCGTTCCAACGATGGAGGTCAGAATGACATAGAGAATGCCAAAGCTTGGAGAAGCGGCTTCCGGCTTCCAGATAGTTCCAAAGAGAATGTCCAGGATCCCTACCTTAAAAAGGGCAGGAGTTCCGCTTATGATCATGTACAGGCTGATAGAAGCAACGGCCAGAACGGCAAAGAAGCCGCAGACGGTAAAAATAACCTCTGCAGCATGTTCAACCCCTGATTTACTACCATGGCCGCTAAATATGGAATAAGACTTTGGTCGCATACAACAGCTCCTTTCAAAAACGGGGACGTAGCATAATCTCTGGCCGCGTCCCCTTTAAAAATTATCTTTATGCAGTATGAGAAGAGATCCTTTTTGATTAGTTTGCCGGGATTAAACCAACGGATTTTACCAATTCTGTTCCTTCCGCAGAATGGATATAATCAAACAAAGCTTTCACCAGCTCGTTCTGCTCGGAAATCTCTCCCTTGGTAGCCATAACGAATGGACGGCTTAAGAAATAGGAGCCGGCCTTGATGTTTTCCGGAGTAGGCTCTGTGTTTTCCAGCTTCATGGTCTTAACGGTATCGTCAAGAACATCCAGGGAAACATAACCGATAGAACCTGGGGTGGAAGCGACCTTTGCCATGACAGCACCGGTGCTGTCCAGTTCATTGCTGTACTTACAGGCGTCTTCCAGCTTTAACAGCTCTTCAAAAGCGCTTCTTGTACCAGAGCCGGACTCGCGGCCGATGACAACGATCGGCTGGTCAGCTCCGCCGAAATCCTTCCAGTTGGTGATTGTACCATTATAAATGCTGATCAGCTGATCCTTTGTTAAATTTTCAACGGTATTGGAGGGGTCTGACACAACAGCGATGCCGTCGATTGCAACGATATTTTCAGAAACGCCCTTTGCCTTTTCTTCCTCTTTTAAATTACGGGAAGAATTACCGATATCGGCAGAACCATTGGAGACTGCTTCAATTCCTGCACCGGAGCCTACGAATTCAGCCTGTACGGTAACATTCGGATATTTTTCCATAAAGATTTCACTTAAAGCGGTTGCGAACTTCTCCATAGAGGTAGAACCAACCATGCTGACAGAGCCTTTTAAATCGGCAGATGCCTCCTCCTTGGCGGTGGTGGATCCGGCAGAGGTTGTTTCAGTGGAAGCGCCAGCCGCAGTGGTTGTATTAGGAGCCGGTGTCTCTGCATTATTGCTGCCGCAGCCTGCTAAGGTTCCCATGGTAAGAACTGCCAATCCAGCTAATGCAAGTGCTTTTCCTATATTTTTTTTCATAAATTACTTTCTCCTCTTTTCTTTTTTTAATTGCTTTCGCTTACATTATGGAGTATATCAGCCTGAAAATATTTCTGATATCATGTTTTGGTATAGAAAATGTAAAGGTTGTGTAAAGCCTGACTGCACCCTTTTTTCTTCTGTTAGTATTTGCAGAATGGGAAAATGAAATTCCTTTACATCTGCCATGAGGCAATGGGAGAGGAGAAAAGACTGGCATAATTATAAAAAACAGCTTTTTTCGTAGAAAAATTAACGGGATGGACTGGACAGAATAGGAAGAAATATGGTAAATTGTAACGTGCGCTTATTTTATAGTAGAAATATAAAAATACATTCCGTAAATAAAGGACGGATACAAAGGATACAAGACAGGAGGGCGTTTTCATGGGAGCATATCAACTGAAAATCACGATCAAAGGCAGCAAGCCGCCTATTTGGAGAAGGGTTCTGGTACCGGAAGGGATAACCTTTGGGAAGCTTCACCAAATGATTCAGACAGCATTCTGCTGGTCCGATGGATACCTGTATGAATTTGAATTCCGTTCTGAAGGAGTAAGGGTAGTTCCCAATAAGGAGAACTGGTCTCCCAAATTTCAATATCTTTTCAGTGATGAAACCATCAGCAGACTGGTGTCCAGTAACAGCAAGTTTACCTATACATATGGTGCTGATAAGAATTGGGAGCTTTCAATCCAAGTAGAAGATATGGTTGTGGATTATAAAGAAAGCTGTGGTCAGGTGGTTAAATTCAAAGGGGCTGAAGTTCCTGAAACCTGCGGAAGCATTGCCGGGTATTATGAACTATTAGAATCAGGTTCCAAAGGATCCGAAGAATATAATATTACTGAAGTCAACCGTCGCTTAAGCCAGGGGGGGAAGTCTGCTTCGGAAGAGGTCCGTATGGAAGACATTTATAACTGTTATGATAAGAACAGTATTCTTGAGATTGCAAAAAGACACGGCATGAGCGGGCTTTCTAAATTAAAAAAGGAAGAGCTGGCTGAACGGACCATTGCCCATATCCTGGATCAGAAGGTCATGAGCCGATATTTCCTCTGTGCCCGTGATTCAGAAATCAAGCTGTTCGAGCAGTTGGCAGAGGGTGATTTTCTAGTTCCCTCTACTGAATTAGAGGAAATGGATTTTCTTTACGCAGGAGGCTATGTAACTGCAGGACTTAACAATCAATTTATGGTTGCAAAAGAGGTAATAAAGGCATATAAAGAGGTGAATACTCCGGAATTTAAAGAAGAGCGTGAACGCCTCAGCAAGATCGGGGATTATTTCCGGGCAGCCAATTCCCTGTATGCCGTCACTCCGATCCAGGTACTTCTGGAAACCTTTAATAAATACGAAGATAAGAAGCTTACTGCAGAAGAGCTTCTTCAGGCCCATGAGCTTCTTCAGTCCTTCCGTCCGGTGGCTGTGTACACGGATGGGAAATTTGTGGATGGGGCTCTGGCAGAACAGAATGGCATGGAAGAATTACTTCGGATGCAGAAAAAAGTTCCTTATTATATCCCTGCCCAGCAGGAGATCCGTTTTCTGGCGGACCATGGGGGCTTTTTAATGACTCAGGAATTAGGTTTGCTGAGCACATTCTTAAGGGATGAAATGAAGGTTTCCGATGAAAAGATCACCTATATTCTGCGTCAGGTGCAGGCGGAGATCAGCATGGGCGGCCAGCTCCCTGAAATTGTAGATGGCATAGAGGCGGCCGGTATCATTTTTGAATCGGAAGAGCATATGGAACGGTTCACAAGTATTATCACAGATGTATGGAACCATACCAGGATGGTGTTGAACAGAGGACACAAGCCGTATGAAATGGTGATGAAAGGGTTAGAAACAGTTTCCGTTCAGCGAAAAAATCCTCCAAAGATCTATCCAAATGATCCTTGTTCCTGTGGCAGCGGAAAAAAATATAAGAAATGCTGCGGGAAAAAAAGCTAGATTAGTGAACCTGGTTTTCCGCTCTTTTCAAAGGGCAGAATCCAAGTTAATGATATGAATTATGATTAAAATAAATATCCATCATTAAGAAAAAGGTACAATTATCCCATGCAAAAACCAACCTCCCAATCGTTAGATTTTTGGTCTAACTTTTGGGGGTCGGTTCAAAATTCAGGAGATAACGGTATCTTTTTTGATTGCGGTAATAAAAAGAGGAAAAATGAACACTTTCATCTTTGATGAGGAAAAGAGCGGTTATGATGCAATAACCTGGCTGAAACAAAGAGAATTCTATGGCTATTTTTTTCTTTTCGAAAAAAATAGAAAAAATGGTTGACATTTGTCGAAGGCTTTGGTATGATGTAACTCGCCGCTGAAAACGGCGGCAGAACTTCTTCCAAAACACATCAATAACCGATGAAAAAGTTTTGAAGAAAAATAAAAAAATGGTTGACAAAAACAATCAGATATGATAAACTTTAAAAGTTGCTGCTGAGACAGCAAAGCAAAATCAGCACTTTGAAAACAGAAGATTGAACAGTATGTAAAACCCTGAAAATTCTAATAAAACAAGCCATGTTTGATGGCTTTGAATGAGAAAATTTCAGAACGAATACAAGTAATTGTATACGAACCAAACAACAAGTAAAACGGGAAATAAATTAGCTAGTTAGTTGATTTTGACCGTGGATTGAACTGGATGGCTAGTCCGGGCGGTAGGCTCATGAAGCTTTGCTTCATTCGCTACCATTTGCTTCGCAAATGTTCATAGATTTGCAAAAAAAGTCCTTATGAAAGCAAGCTTTCAACAGACTTTTCTACCAATCTCTGACCGCTTTTAAAGACTATCTGCTTAAATTTGAGAGTTCGATCCTGGCTCAGGATGAACGCTGGCGGCGTGCTTAACACATGCAAGTCGAGCGAAGCACTTTTAAGGAAGTTTTCGGATGGAATTAAAAGTGACTGAGCGGCGGACGGGTGAGTAACGCGTGGGTAACCTGCCTCATACAGGGGGATAACAGTTGGAAACGGCTGCTAATACCGCATAAGCGCACAGTGCTGCATGGCACGGTGTGAAAAACTCCGGTGGTATGAGATGGACCCGCGTCTGATTAGGTAGTTGGTGAGGTAACGGCCCACCAAGCCGACGATCAGTAGCCGACCTGAGAGGGTGACCGGCCACATTGGGACTGAGACACGGCCCAAACTCCTACGGGAGGCAGCAGTGGGGAATATTGGACAATGGGGGAAACCCTGATCCAGCGACGCCGCGTGAGTGAAGAAGTATTTCGGTATGTAAAGCTCTATCAGCAGGGAAGAAAATGACGGTACCTGACTAAGAAGCCCCGGCTAACTACGTGCCAGCAGCCGCGGTAATACGTAGGGGGCAAGCGTTATCCGGATTTACTGGGTGTAAAGGGAGCGTAGACGGCACTGCAAGTCTGGAGTGAAAGCCCGGGGCTCAACCCCGGGACTGCTTTGGAAACTGTGGTGCTGGAGTGCAGGAGAGGTAAGTGGAATTCCTAGTGTAGCGGTGAAATGCGTAGATATTAGGAGGAACACCAGTGGCGAAGGCGGCTTACTGGACTGTAACTGACGTTGAGGCTCGAAAGCGTGGGGAGCAAACAGGATTAGATACCCTGGTAGTCCACGCCGTAAACGATGAATACTAGGTGTTGGGGAGCAAAGCTCTTCGGTGCCGCCGCTAACGCAATAAGTATTCCACCTGGGGAGTACGTTCGCAAGAATGAAACTCAAAGGAATTGACGGGGACCCGCACAAGCGGTGGAGCATGTGGTTTAATTCGAAGCAACGCGAAGAACCTTACCAAGTCTTGACATCGGAATGACCGGTCCGTAACGGGGCCTTCCCTTCGGGGCATTCCAGACAGGTGGTGCATGGTTGTCGTCAGCTCGTGTCGTGAGATGTTGGGTTAAGTCCCGCAACGAGCGCAACCCTTATCCTTAGTAGCCAGCAGTTCGGCTGGGCACTCTGGGGAGACTGCCAGGGATAACCTGGAGGAAGGTGGGGATGACGTCAAATCATCATGCCCCTTATGATTTGGGCTACACACGTGCTACAATGGCGTAAACAAAGGGAAGCAAAGGAGCGATCTGGAGCAAACCCCAAAAATAACGTCTCAGTTCGGATTGTAGTCTGCAACTCGACTACATGAAGCTGGAATCGCTAGTAATCGCGGATCAGAATGCCGCGGTGAATACGTTCCCGGGTCTTGTACACACCGCCCGTCACACCATGGGAGTTGGTAACGCCCGAAGTCAGTGACCCAACCGTAAGGAGGGAGCTGCCGAAGGCGGGACTGATAACTGGGGTGAAGTCGTAACAAGGTAGCCGTATCGGAAGGTGCGGCTGGATCACCTCCTTTCTAAGGAAGAAGAAGTAAGGGTTTTAGATACTGTTGAGTCTTTGGTTTTCAAAGGAAGTAAAAAGAATAAAGAAACACCAAGAGAACCGTAATGTGGAACCTCGCGAATAATTCGCTCGGTCGCGGCTGCGCCGCTTATACAATGAATCAAAAAACTGCTTATGAAAGCAAGCTTTCAACACAGTTTTCCGCTTAATTGTGCACGCATTACTAGTGAGACACGAAATTTCTGGTGCCGATGCGCTTAGGGGAGACACCCGTTCCCATCCCGAACACGATGGTTAAGACTTAAGCGGCCGATGGTACTATGCTGGAGACGGCATGGGAGAGCAGGTGGGTGCCAGATTACATAAAAAAAATCACTCGAAGGAGTGTTTTATATAGAACGGACACGTTCCAATGGGCGGAGGGAAAAGCGAAGCCTGTGTTAAAGAATGTGTTAACCTGATTCAGCAGGGCAGTGCTGTTTTATATAGCTGGTTTTTACCAGTGATTCGTGAGTTTGAGTTGATCGAGCTTTCGAATGACTGATAAACTTCAGTCATAGCGGTACGGTTACGAAGGAGCACTTCGAAAAGCGAAGACTTCTGATTGCATCGCGCATGTACCTTGAAAACCACATATTGAAATATATCTAGATTAGTTTTTATATGTTAAAGTATAAAAACAAAATCAAGACATCCGAGGTGTTACATCTAACGATGTAACCAAACAAAACTCGTTAAAATAACCGTAACGTACGGTGAAATAACAAACCTAAGACCAGAGATACAACGCTATGTATCTTAGATTAGTAACCCGCACCCGCAGGTGAACATCGAATTGGTTAAGCTAATAAGAGCGCAGGGTGGATGCCTTGGCACTAAGAGCCGATGAAAGACGTGATAAGCTGCGAAAAGCTTCGGGGAGGAGCAAATATCCTTTGATCCGGAGATGTCTGAATGGGGAAACCCAGCTGAGCAAACCTCAGCTGTCGTATGGTGAATCCATAGCCATACGTCGGGAACCCGGGGAACTGAAACATCTAAGTACCCGGAGGAAAAGAAAGAAAACTCGATTTCCAAAGTAGCGGCGAGCGAAATGGAAGGAGCCTAAACCAGTATGCGTGCATACTGGGGTTATGGACTGCAAGAAGTGAGACGATTTGTTACCAGAACGGTCCTGGAAAGACCGGCCATAGAAAGTGAAAGCCTTGTATGGGAAAGCAATAGTCAGCGAGCAGGATCCAAAGTACCACGAGACACGAGAAACCTTGTGGGAATTCGGGGGGACCACCCCCCAAGGCTAAATACTACTTAGTGACCGATAGCGCATAGTACTGTGAAGGAAAGGTGAAAAGGACCCCGGGAGGGGAGTGAAAGAGAACCTGAAACCCTGTGTTTACAAGCTGTGGAACCACATTTTAAGTGGAACCGCGTACTTTTTGTAGAACGGTCCGGCGAGTTACCGTTACTGGCAAGGTTAAGCACTGAAGGTGCGGAGCCGAAGGGAAACCAAGTCTTAATAGGGCGAATGAGTCAGTAAAGGTAGACCCGAAACCGGGTGATCTACCCATGTCCAGGTTGAAGTTTCCGTAAAAGGAAATGGAGGACCGAACGCACATCCGTTGAAAAGGGTGGCGATGAGGTGTGGGTAGGGGAGAAATTCCAATCGAACCCGGAGATAGCTGGTTCTCCTCGAAATAGCTTTAGGGCTAGCCTCGTATTAGTCTGCCGGAGGTAGAGCACTGAATTTCCTAGGGGGCGTCAAAGCTTACCAAAGAATATCAAACTCCGAATGCCGGTCAGATGATGTACGGGAGTCAGACTGCACGAGATAAGTTGGGCAGTCAAAAGGGAAAGAGCCCAGACCACCAGCTAAGGTCCCAAAGTGCGTGTTAAGTGGAAAAGGATGTGGGATTTCAGAGACAACTAGGATGTTGGCTTAGAAGCAGCCACACATTCAAAGAGTGCGTAATAGCTCACTAGTCGAGAGGTCCTGCGCCGAAAATGTCCGGGGCTAAAACACGACACCGAAGCTGTGGAATGTATGTAAATACATTGGTAGAGGAGCATTCTTAACGCACAGAAGCATTACCGTAAGGAGATGTGGAGTGTTAAGAAGAGAGAATGCCGGAATGAGTAGCGAGATGGAGGTGAGAATCCTCCAGGCCGAATATCTAAGGTTTCCAGAGTAAAGCTGATCTGCTCTGGGTAAGTCGGGGCCTAAGGCGAGGTCGAAAGACGTAGTCGATGGACAACAGGTTGAAATTCCTGTACCGCATATCATCAGAACTGTGGGGACACAGAACCGAGGAAGAACCCGGGAATGAAAAGACCGGGGCAAGCATTTTACTGGCCAGAATGGAAAATCCATCTGGCAACAGGAAGGTGTGACGCGTACCGAACACAAGTAGGGAAGTCTTCGTAGGGGCTGTCAAGAAAAGCCGCTATTGTGTGATATGTGCCCGTACCGTAAACCGACACAGGTGGATGAGGAGAGAATCCTAAGGCCGGCGGGAGAAGCATTGTTAAGGAACTCGGCAAAATGACCCCGTAACTTCGGGATAAGGGGTGCCTGAGAAATCAGGCCGCAGAGAATAGGCTCAAGCAACTGTTTAGCAAAAACACAGGTCTATGCAAAACCGAAAGGTGAGGTATATGGGCTGACGCCTGCCCGGTGCTGGAAGG is a window of [Clostridium] saccharolyticum WM1 DNA encoding:
- a CDS encoding plasmid pRiA4b ORF-3 family protein, which gives rise to MGAYQLKITIKGSKPPIWRRVLVPEGITFGKLHQMIQTAFCWSDGYLYEFEFRSEGVRVVPNKENWSPKFQYLFSDETISRLVSSNSKFTYTYGADKNWELSIQVEDMVVDYKESCGQVVKFKGAEVPETCGSIAGYYELLESGSKGSEEYNITEVNRRLSQGGKSASEEVRMEDIYNCYDKNSILEIAKRHGMSGLSKLKKEELAERTIAHILDQKVMSRYFLCARDSEIKLFEQLAEGDFLVPSTELEEMDFLYAGGYVTAGLNNQFMVAKEVIKAYKEVNTPEFKEERERLSKIGDYFRAANSLYAVTPIQVLLETFNKYEDKKLTAEELLQAHELLQSFRPVAVYTDGKFVDGALAEQNGMEELLRMQKKVPYYIPAQQEIRFLADHGGFLMTQELGLLSTFLRDEMKVSDEKITYILRQVQAEISMGGQLPEIVDGIEAAGIIFESEEHMERFTSIITDVWNHTRMVLNRGHKPYEMVMKGLETVSVQRKNPPKIYPNDPCSCGSGKKYKKCCGKKS
- the pstA gene encoding phosphate ABC transporter permease PstA, encoding MTNDMVIPVHNHSAVARSIYNRKNRISDSVLMVLIYLCASISILVLIGIMGYVFVRGIPEISLEFLTTVPSTIKGTFGILGNVVNTLYVVIITLLIATPFGIGAAIYLNEYAKGGKVVRMIEFTTETLSGIPSIIFGLFGYVFFGITLGLGYSILTGALTLSIMVLPLITRTTQEALKTVPESYRSGALGIGATKWYMIRTILLPSAMPGIVTGIILAIGRIVGESAALLFTAGSGYLLPKDFFGKIFESGGTLTIQLYLCMQKAKYGQAFAIAVVLLVIVLAINGLAKFLSHKFNTEVKES
- the pstC gene encoding phosphate ABC transporter permease subunit PstC, which gives rise to MRPKSYSIFSGHGSKSGVEHAAEVIFTVCGFFAVLAVASISLYMIISGTPALFKVGILDILFGTIWKPEAASPSFGILYVILTSIVGTAMAILIGVPIGVMTAVFLAEVAPARLTKIVRPAVELLAGIPSVIYGLLGILILNPMMYKLELSIFEGSTTHQFTGGANLISAVLVLALMILPTVINISETALRAVPQHLRSASLALGATKIQTIFNAVLPAAKSGIITAIVLGTGRAIGEAMAISLVSGSSVNFPFPFRSVRFLTTAIVSEMSYSAGLHKQVLFTIGLVLFAFIMIINITLNNLLKKGEERHDK
- a CDS encoding phosphate ABC transporter substrate-binding protein, with the translated sequence MKKNIGKALALAGLAVLTMGTLAGCGSNNAETPAPNTTTAAGASTETTSAGSTTAKEEASADLKGSVSMVGSTSMEKFATALSEIFMEKYPNVTVQAEFVGSGAGIEAVSNGSADIGNSSRNLKEEEKAKGVSENIVAIDGIAVVSDPSNTVENLTKDQLISIYNGTITNWKDFGGADQPIVVIGRESGSGTRSAFEELLKLEDACKYSNELDSTGAVMAKVASTPGSIGYVSLDVLDDTVKTMKLENTEPTPENIKAGSYFLSRPFVMATKGEISEQNELVKALFDYIHSAEGTELVKSVGLIPAN